The Pan troglodytes isolate AG18354 chromosome 7, NHGRI_mPanTro3-v2.0_pri, whole genome shotgun sequence genome has a window encoding:
- the LOC134810716 gene encoding protein FAM90A15: MMARRDPKSWAKRLVRAQTLQKQRRAPVGPRAPPPDEEDPRLKCKNCGAFGHTARSTRCPMKCWKAALVPATLGKKEGKENLKPWKPQVEANPGPLNKDKGEKEERPRQQDPQRKALLHIFSGKPPEKPLPNRKGSTESSDYLRVASGPMPVHTTSKRPRLGPVLADRSATETSDRGSVLASPSPLRKASLSSSSSLGPKERQTGAAADIPQPAVRQQGPEPLLVVKPTHSSPEGGCREVPQAASKTHGLLQAIRPQAQDKRPAVTSQPCPPAATHSLGLGSNLSFGPGAKRPAQARIQACLNFPKKPRLGPFQIPESAIQGGELGAPENLQPPPAATELGPSTSPQMGRRTPAQVPSVDRQPPHSRPCLPTAQACTMSHHPAASHDGAQPLTVLFRRLENGRWSSSLLAAPSFHSPEKPGAFLAQSPHVSEKSEGPRVRVPPSVLYEDLQVSSSSEDSDSDLE; this comes from the exons atgatggcacgtcgggaccccaaatcttgggccaagaggctggtgagagcccagaccctccagaagcagcggagggccccagttgggccaagggctcccccgcccgatgaagaagatcccagg ctcaagtgcaaaaactgcggggcctttggccacacggccagaagtaccaggtgccccatgaagtgctggaaggcagccctggttccagcgaccttggggaaaaaggaagggaaggaaaacctgaaaccatggaagccccaggttgaagccaacccggggcccttgaacaaggataagggagagaaggaagagagaccaag gcaacaagacccgcagaggaaggctctcctccacatattttctgggaaacctccagagaagccgctgccgaatcgaaaaggatccacggaatcttctgattatctgagg gttgcaagcgggccaatgccggtccacacaaccagtaagaggccgcgcctgggccctgtcctcgctgatcgctcagctaccgaaacgtctgacaggggctccgtcttggcttcgccgtctcccctcagaaaagccagtctgagctcctcctcaagtcttggaccaaaggaaagacagacaggggctgcggccgacatccctcagcctgcagtcaggcagcagggccccgagcctctcctcgtggtgaagccgacacacagcagccctgagggtggctgccgagaagttccccaggctgcctccaaaacccacggcctgctccaggccatcagaccccaggcacaggacaaacgtcctgcggtgacctcacagccctgcccgccagccgccacacacagcttgggcctaggctccaatctcagcttcgggccaggagccaagagacctgcccaggctcggattcaggcttgcctgaacttccccaagaaaccgagactgggtcccttccagatccccgaaagcgccatccagggaggtgagctgggggccccggagaatctccaacctccgccagccgcaaccgaacttggaccaagtacgtcgccccagatgggcaggaggacacccgcccaggtgcccagcgtcgaccggcagcctccgcacagcagaccttgcctgcctactgcccaggcctgcaccatgtcccatcacccagcggccagccatgatggggcccagcctctcacagtgctcttccggagactggaaaacggacgctggagctccagcctcctggcggccccctcatttcactctcctgagaagccgggagccttcctcgctcagagccctcatgtgtcagagaagtctgagggtccccgtgttcgtgtcccaccgagcgtcctctatgaggaccttcaggtttcctcctcctcagaggacagcgattctgacctggagtga
- the LOC134810717 gene encoding protein FAM90A15-like, whose protein sequence is MMARRDPKSWAKRLVRAQTLQKQRRAPVGPRAPPPDEEDPRLKCKNCGAFGHTARSTRCPMKCWKAALVPATLGKKEGKENLKPWKPQVEANPGPLNKDKGEKEERPRQQDPQRKALLHIFSGKPPEKPLPNRKGSTESSDYLRVASGPMPVHTTSKRPRLGPVLADRSATETSDRGSVLALPSPLRKASLSSSSSLGPKERQTGAAADIPQPAVRQQGPEPLLVVKPTHSSPEGGCREVPQAASKTHGLLQAIRPQAQDIRPAVTSQPCPPAATHSLGLGSNLSFGPGAKRPAQARIQACLNFPKKPRLGPFQIPESAIQGGELGAPENLQPPPAATELGPSTSPQMGRRTPAQVPSVDRQPPHSRPCLPTAQACTMSHHPAASHDGAQPLTVLFRRLENGRWSSSLLAAPSFHSPEKPGAFLAQSPHVSEKSEGPRVRVPPSVLYEDLQVSSSSEDSDSDLE, encoded by the exons atgatggcacgtcgggaccccaaatcttgggccaagaggctggtgagagcccagaccctccagaagcagcggagggccccagttgggccaagggctcccccgcccgatgaagaagatcccagg ctcaagtgcaaaaactgcggggcctttggccacacggccagaagtaccaggtgccccatgaagtgctggaaggcagccctggttccagcgaccttggggaaaaaggaagggaaggaaaacctgaaaccatggaagccccaggttgaagccaacccggggcccttgaacaaggataagggagagaaggaagagagaccaag gcaacaagacccgcagaggaaggctctcctccacatattttctgggaaacctccagagaagccgctgccgaatcgaaaaggatccacggaatcttctgattatctgagg gttgCAAGCGGGCCAATGCCGGTCCACACAACCAGTAAGAGGCCGCGCCTGGGCCCTGTCCTCGCTGATCGCTCAGCTACCGAAACGTCTGACAGGGGCTCCGTCTTGGCTTTGCCGTCTCCcctcagaaaagccagtctgagctcctcctcaagtcttggaccaaaggaaagacagacaggggctgcggccgacatccctcagcctgcagtcaggcagcagggccccgagcctctcctcgtggtgaagccgacacacagcagccctgagggtggctgccgagaagttccccaggctgcctccaaaacccaCGGCCTGCTCCAGGCCATCAGACCCCAGGCACAAGACATACGTCCTGCGGtgacctcacagccctgcccgccagccgccacacacagcttgggcctaggctccaatctcagcttcgggccaggagccaagagacctgcccaggctcggattcaggcttgcctgaacttccccaagaaaccgagactgggtcccttccagatccccgaaagcgccatccagggaggtgagctgggggccccggagaatctccaacctccgccagccgcaaccgaacttggaccaagtacgtcgccccagatgggcaggaggacacccgcccaggtgcccagcgtcgaccggcagcctccgcacagcagaccttgcctgcctactgcccaggcctgcaccatgtcccatcacccagcggccagccatgatggggcccagcctctcacagtgctcttccggagactggaaaacggacgctggagctccagcctcctggcggccccctcatttcactctcctgagaagccgggagccttcctcgctcagagccctcatgtgtcagagaagtctgagggtccccgtgttcgtgtcccaccgagcgtcctctatgaggaccttcaggtttcctcctcctcagaggacagcgattctgacctggagtga
- the LOC134810718 gene encoding protein FAM90A15-like: MMARRDPKSWAKRLVRAQTLQKQRRAPVGPRAPPPDEEDPRLKCKNCGAFGHTARSTRCPMKCWKAALVPATLGKKEGKENLKPWKPQVEANPGPLNKDKGEKEERPRQQDPQRKALLHIFSGKPPEKPLPNRKGSTESSDYLRVASGPMPVHTTSKRPRLGPVLADRSATETSDRGSVLASPSPLRKASLSSSSSLGPKERQTGAAADIPQPAVRQQGPEPLLVVKPTHSSPEGGCREVPQAASKTHGLLQAIRPQAQDIRPAVTSQPCPPAATHSLGLGSNLSFGPGAKRPAQARIQACLNFPKKPRLGPFQIPESAIQGGELGAPENLQPPPAATELGPSTSPQMGRRTPAQVPSVDRQPPHSRPCLPTAQACTMSHHPAASHDGAQPLTVLFRRLENGRWSSSLLAAPSFHSPEKPGAFLAQSPHVSEKSEGPRVRVPPSVLYEDLQVSSSSEDSDSDLE; this comes from the exons atgatggcacgtcgggaccccaaatcttgggccaagaggctggtgagagcccagaccctccagaagcagcggagggccccagttgggccaagggctcccccgcccgatgaagaagatcccagg ctcaagtgcaaaaactgcggggcctttggccacacggccagaagtaccaggtgccccatgaagtgctggaaggcagccctggttccagcgaccttggggaaaaaggaagggaaggaaaacctgaaaccatggaagccccaggttgaagccaacccggggcccttgaacaaggataagggagagaaggaagagagaccaag gcaacaagacccgcagaggaaggctctcctccacatattttctgggaaacctccagagaagccgctgccgaatcgaaaaggatccacggaatcttctgattatctgagg gttgcaagcgggccaatgccggtccacacaaccagtaagaggccgcgcctgggccctgtcctcgctgatcgctcagctaccgaaacgtctgacaggggctccgtcttggcttcgccgtctcccctcagaaaagccagtctgagctcctcctcaagtcttggaccaaaggaaagacagacaggggctgcggccgacatccctcagcctgcagtcaggcagcagggccccgagcctctcctcgtggtgaagccgacacacagcagccctgagggtggctgccgagaagttccccaggctgcctccaaaacccaCGGCCTGCTCCAGGCCATCAGACCCCAGGCACAAGACATACGTCCTGCGGtgacctcacagccctgcccgccagccgccacacacagcttgggcctaggctccaatctcagcttcgggccaggagccaagagacctgcccaggctcggattcaggcttgcctgaacttccccaagaaaccgagactgggtcccttccagatccccgaaagcgccatccagggaggtgagctgggggccccggagaatctccaacctccgccagccgcaaccgaacttggaccaagtacgtcgccccagatgggcaggaggacacccgcccaggtgcccagcgtcgaccggcagcctccgcacagcagaccttgcctgcctactgcccaggcctgcaccatgtcccatcacccagcggccagccatgatggggcccagcctctcacagtgctcttccggagactggaaaacggacgctggagctccagcctcctggcggccccctcatttcactctcctgagaagccgggagccttcctcgctcagagccctcatgtgtcagagaagtctgagggtccccgtgttcgtgtcccaccgagcgtcctctatgaggaccttcaggtttcctcctcctcagaggacagcgattctgacctggagtga
- the LOC134810715 gene encoding protein FAM90A15-like, which translates to MMARRDPKSWAKRLVRAQTLQKQRRAPVGPRAPPPDEEDPRLKCKNCGAFGHTARSTRCPMKCWKAALVPATLGKKEGKENLKPWKPQVEANPGPLNKDKGEKEERPRQQDPQRKALLHIFSGKPPEKPLPNRKGSTESSDYLRVASGPMPVHTTSKRPRLGPVLADRSATETSDRGSVLASPSPLRKASLSSSSSLGPKERQTGAAADIPQPAVRQQGPEPLLVVKPTHSSPEGGCREVPQVASKTHGLLQAIRPQAQDKRPAVTSQPCPPAATHSLGLGSNLSFGPGAKRPAQARIQACLNFPKKPRLGPFQIPESAIQGGELGAPENLQPPPAATELGPSTSPQMGRRTPAQVPSVDRQPPHSRPCLPTAQACTMSHHPAASHDGAQPLTVLFRRLENGRWSSSLLAAPSFHSPEKPGAFLAQSRHVSEKSEGPRVRVPPSVLYEDLQVSSSSEDSDSDLE; encoded by the exons ctcaagtgcaaaaactgcggggcctttggccacacggccagaagtaccaggtgccccatgaagtgctggaaggcagccctggttccagcgaccttggggaaaaaggaagggaaggaaaacctgaaaccatggaagccccaggttgaagccaacccggggcccttgaacaaggataagggagagaaggaagagagaccaag gcaacaagacccgcagaggaaggctctcctccacatattttctgggaaacctccagagaagccgctgccgaatcgaaaaggatccacggaatcttctgattatctgagg gttgcaagcgggccaatgccggtccacacaaccagtaagaggccgcgcctgggccctgtcctcgctgatcgctcagctaccgaaacgtctgacaggggctccgtcttggcttcgccgtctcccctcagaaaagccagtctgagctcctcctcaagtcttggaccaaaggaaagacagacaggggctgcggccgacatccctcagcctgcagtcaggcagcagggccccgagcctctcctcgtggtgaagccgacacacagcagccctgagggtggctgccgagaagttccccaggttgcctccaaaacccacggcctgctccaggccatcagaccccaggcacaggacaaacgtcctgcggtgacctcacagccctgcccgccagccgccacacacagcttgggcctaggctccaatctcagcttcgggccaggagccaagagacctgcccaggctcggattcaggcttgcctgaacttccccaagaaaccgagactgggtcccttccagatccccgaaagcgccatccagggaggtgagctgggggccccggagaatctccaacctccgccagccgcaaccgaacttggaccaagtacgtcgccccagatgggcaggaggacacccgcccaggtgcccagcgtcgaccggcagcctccgcacagcagaccttgcctgcctactgcccaggcctgcaccatgtcccatcacccagcggccagccatgatggggcccagcctctcacagtgctcttccggagactggaaaacggacgctggagctccagcctcctggcggccccctcatttcactctcctgagAAGCCGGGAGCCTTCCTCGCTCAGAGCCGTCATGTATCAGAGAAGTCTGAGGGTCCCCGTGTTCGTGTCCCACCGAGCGTCCTCTATGAGGACCTTcaggtttcctcctcctcagaggacagcgattctgacctggagtga